ATCCTTCACAAAACTGGATGCTTTAATGTTTTCTGATAATCTTATTGATACATAATAATCTCTAATATTACCAAATATTTCATCTATTTTTCCTAtttgttgtttattttctgtatatataGGTGCATTAAAAAAGGGAACTTGTTCAATATCTACTTTAGCAACAAGATCATCTTGAACAGTCCATGTAAAATGACCTAGTGGAGTTACCATTTCAGGAGGACCTTGAtcaaatctatatatttatataggttaatagaagaaataaagaatcacacacgatttatatatataaatgtttaaattattaCCCTCTTGAACCTCTGTCTCCACCTCCCCCACGTCCGCCTCTACCTCCACGAaatcctccacctcctctacCAAATCCTCCACCGCCTCTACCAaatcctcctccaccaccacgaCTACGAAACGACATATTTTTAGTTGTctgtaatagaaaaatttgttgaaatatgttttattatttttcatcttctttgaAACTAACAAGTATCATAtactattacaatatataataataataaaatataaaatgaagcATCATATTCTTAATCTAAATTCTACatataaagaaacaatatttgtttatttatttctcctgACATAAAATCATGAAGTAAATACctgttataaaattaaataatttttgtaggATAGACCACGTGTTTGATCCTACTTAACCTGTATGAAAAACTGAATAAACTGTTATTAACTGTTACTAACTGTtgctatattattttgtacaaTTATTCCtagtaattatttatcgtattataaaCGAACacgaatgtaaaataatatatattcaactatttttaatttttctttaacactGAATCAATTGATGCCATGATTATAGATGCATAATACGCGGTAAAGTTAAGGTTAAACTGGTTAAAATTTCATTGGAGTTTCTCAATCACGTGACTAAAATTGTCTAAAATTTCagtaaaaatcaattttaattgtttgttATATAGGATGATTTAtgtaaaatgttataaatttttttattagaaagtaTCGACAATTTACTAGtttttttctgatattttaaaatctttttatgtataataaaaggaaaacagTCCACCAGATAACCAAGAGAACTATACTCCATGCTgcattttttaaacgaaatgaaataaattaaaaaaatttttatatttcttttacacataaataaaatttatttgaataattgtTCCATATTATGTATTGTTAAATGGTAAAgttcaaattttattcgatttgatTTTCAAGCCTATTTACTAACATTctcttatcgatttatttttcttactagACTAAAAATAATGTAGCGTtgttataaaagtaatttttaagAAGTGTTTATCTATAAGTTTATATGATCGAAGagtttaatttgaatttttttatatctatcatAATCCATCAGAAATTCGATATATCTATGATTGatgaaaatgttaatatattacTAGTATTTGATAAATGTCAAAAAAATTACTATCGTGTTATTCAAATATTTGCTGGACATATCAATGtacaaaaatcgtatatgatatttttacgattagaATAGCGACTCCAAAAAGTTGTAAGACAAAAACTATGAcaaatgacgatgataatgctGCTGCGTTTGCTGAATTTtgaaatagcaataatatcaagtTCATTGTATTTGTCTGAATCAacatattttcaagaattatcttatattaaagataatatatttttatctatttcattaactgtatattatattaaaaaatgtatccaATAAATGCTACTTATTTTCattccatttaaaaataattagatagtATTCTTTAACTGTAAATagtttttaatgtattttaatatacataaaataattttataactattttgagtttttgagaaaataatttaatttatatatttggtaaagcatgaaaaatattattctattaaatatttacattaggTATTATCAATTTGTATCACAGTCCATAGTATAGTAATCATTACATGtgtaaacattataaaaaatgtgaTACAAGTATTTCAAAAAgtataaatacaatgaaattttataatgtacaTTTACtgtgaatatataaattgactTTGCTTAgttaataatacgatatttaaatattacggACAATTGGATTTAGAAAATTTGTCATTGGTTTCATATTATATGCCTCTtgagaatcactcgcataatctTGTTGCTGTTTACGAATACGTTTATAGAATTCTTCAGTGACATTTGGTGTTGGTGGATGTAAGTAATCCTTTACACTGACATATTTTGGACCACCAAATGTATCCAAAACTGCGATAGACATCATTTTCAATTTGGCAAAATAGAAATGGTGATCTGAAAagtatattttgataatatttctgCAGATATTAACCTATATACAATCAcatagattaataattattatattacatagattaattattaactgtACCTGCAGGCATGTTTTCCAAAGCAGGATGACGTCCATACACAGCACTTTTAGCTAATTCCATCTCAGGactatcattttttatctgtaaatattataatatcgtaatattaaatatttattttacataaattctttcttaaaattatttcacttATTCTTTATTAACTGCTTTTATCTTTCCAGTAAGTATGACCCTTGCACAGCGTGGATCCATTGGATCCcatattttttctctacaaTAATTTTCTTGAGCTAAAGTCATGAAAAGAGTAGCTCGATTATCTTTCTGTAATCAGAATAGTATATTTGATTAATACTtgtcatgtatatatatcttattttatacatgaaaggattatatagaatttataagaataaaagataaaagaacgtTTGATAATGGTATCTTATCATTTAGCCAGATATCAGAAAGAATAATACgtcttatataaaatttcatattaacatattctattataaatatattttcaatattatacttattgatACATACAGTTAGATCTTGTGATGTGAAGTCCAAAGGTGTGAGATAAAGATAAGGTATTCCAGATCCATTACCTAATGGACCATCGGAAAAGGAAACTAAATTAACCGTTGGAAATGTTTCAATCTCTTGTCGTGTACTTATAGTCGCCACAGAGGTCCAATctataaacatattaattttaaaatcgtgaaacataaaaatgaatatttttaaacgatcaATGAAATCATATTGATATCATTCACTTATCTCgaattagataaaataaaattaaagtgaaaattatttaatctaaataaaatttacaaaaatgataaaaataatatcatccattatttaacgaaattgatattgtcgtttaatttttttatttcacaacTAAACTAAAAATATGATGATGTTTTcagaaaatatatcatttcttattttaaatgttCTACTTAAATTAATGAAGAATGTCGACTGACGTCAAGATATTTCCGTAATAGTTGATTATTTTTGGATATATAAGGATAACTGGCAAGATTTCTTACAAGCAGGGACAATGTCTTGTGAAATTCACGTTTAATTATGCTATgtcgtaaataaatatattgattctTTTGAATTCTAATAAGGTTAcgaacatttataaaaaatttggaCATGTTTGTTTCGACTCGTAAAAACAAATAGTGAAGATAATTATCactcatatatgtatgttttttcAGAACAATccagaaataagaaaaaacatatgttcaatatttatattttttatgcatATTTGAGGTAATAGTAACATATGCACGGAATCAAGATTAATTCTAATAACGTACGATCATGTGTTTAGTTTTTATATCTATGCTCACTCTTTACGAACTAtgtcaatattaaaaataagcgGGAATAATCAACAGTTCAAATAGTGTCGATAAATACATTCTCTGTTTGATCTTATATAATTAGGAAAATagtaagtatttttattaaaaaaaaaaaaaaaaaggtaatttCGTTGAAATTTAATTGCAAAAAACTACGAAATCCTTGTAAAAATAGtgtagaatttaattaatcaaatgcAACAGTgattatgatatttaaagataaatttagTTACATGATATAAATAGGATCATTCAAGTcacaatcttttttatttcatcatatattggaaaaaaagaatattgtttCAACTTAAAAAACGTCATACGTACCAGCTTGATTAACAATATATCTTGCCATTAAAACAGCATCTTCAACCGGAGGTGGATCTTGTGATCGtctatcttcttttccatattttttcattgaatcCGATGAATTATCAGTAAAATCGA
The genomic region above belongs to Vespa crabro chromosome 2, iyVesCrab1.2, whole genome shotgun sequence and contains:
- the LOC124433061 gene encoding protein CREG1; translated protein: MILRASIFIAFLILTIEAKKYNHNGDKYRHWKEFEEFLEWKKMKEQKEIEGKWSIDFTDNSSDSMKKYGKEDRRSQDPPPVEDAVLMARYIVNQADWTSVATISTRQEIETFPTVNLVSFSDGPLGNGSGIPYLYLTPLDFTSQDLTKDNRATLFMTLAQENYCREKIWDPMDPRCARVILTGKIKAIKNDSPEMELAKSAVYGRHPALENMPADHHFYFAKLKMMSIAVLDTFGGPKYVSVKDYLHPPTPNVTEEFYKRIRKQQQDYASDSQEAYNMKPMTNFLNPIVRNI
- the LOC124433062 gene encoding H/ACA ribonucleoprotein complex subunit 1, with the protein product MSFRSRGGGGGFGRGGGGFGRGGGGFRGGRGGRGGGGDRGSRGFDQGPPEMVTPLGHFTWTVQDDLVAKVDIEQVPFFNAPIYTENKQQIGKIDEIFGNIRDYYVSIRLSENIKASSFVKDTPLFIDPAKLLPLQRFLPKPPGEKRKGGGSGRGINKGSRGRGGRGGGGGRGSFSRGGGGRGGFRGSRGGGGGFGRDFNRGRGRGKW